The Gallus gallus isolate bGalGal1 chromosome 3, bGalGal1.mat.broiler.GRCg7b, whole genome shotgun sequence genome window below encodes:
- the ANKRD66 gene encoding ankyrin repeat domain-containing protein 66: protein MTELHQAVAAGHYARAERLLRAERCDPNHKDADWADWTPLHWAAARGKGIDGNERRHREHRSPSSPRGHVAMLRLLLSRGARPWLRNAAGWTPAHCAAEAGRLAALRTLHAVHAPMDAADPFGDTPRRLAQIYGHAECVSFLETAEVESRKYRQTAAMRGMPLDQVDEDWELKKEELERNPPCARRSNAASAQKKVQRKRRKQ from the exons ATGACGGAGCTGCACCAGGCCGTGGCCGCGGGGCACTACGCGCGGGCGGAGCGGCTGCTGCGGGCCGAGCGCTGCGATCCCAACCATAAGGACGCGGATTGGGCCGACTGGACCCCGCTGCATTGGGCCGCCGCCAGGGGTAAGGGCATCGATGGCAACGAGCGCCGTCACCGCGAGCACCGGAGCCCTTCGTCCCCTCGCG GGCACGTGGCGATGCTTCGCCTGCTGCTGAGCCGCGGGGCCCGGCCGTGGCTGCGCAACGCTGCGGGATGGACCCCGGCCCACTGCGCGGCCGAGGCGGGGCGGCTGGCGGCGCTGCGCACCCTGCACGCCGTGCACGCCCCTATGGACGCGGCCGACCCCTTTGGGGACACCCCCAGGAGGCTGGCGCAGATCTACGGGCACGCCGAGTGCGTCAGCTTCTTGGAGAC agCAGAGGTGGAGAGCAGAAAGTACCGCCAGACAGCCGCGATGAGGGGAATGCCTTTGGACCAGGTGGATGAAGACTGGGAACTCAAGAAAGAGGAGCTGGAGAGAAACCCACCGTGCGCCCGGCGCAGCAATGCAGCCTCTGCTCAGAAGAAGGtgcagaggaagagaaggaagcagtAG
- the PLA2G7 gene encoding platelet-activating factor acetylhydrolase isoform X1 yields MASLWVRARRVFMKSRASGFSAKAATEMGSGGAEKGYRIPAGKGPHAVGCTDLMTGDAAEGSFLRLYYPSCDDTDTEETPWIPDKEYYQGLSDFLNVYRALGERLFQYYVGSVTCPAKSNAAFKPGEKYPLLVFSHGLGAFRTIYSAICIEMASQGFLVAAVEHRDESASATYFCKKKADSEPEEDQTSGVEKEWIYYRKLRAGEEERCLRHKQVQQRAQECIKALNLILKISSGEEVMNVLNSDFDWSHLKDSVDTSRIAVMGHSFGGATVIESLSKEIRFRCGIALDAWMLPVGDDTYQSSVQQPLLFINSEKFQWAANILKMKKLSSNDTNKKMITIKGSVHQSFPDFTFVSGEIIGKFFKLKGEIDPNEAIDICNHASLAFLQKHLSLKRDFDKWDSLVDGIGPNVISGTNIDLSPTE; encoded by the exons ATGGCATCGCTGTGGGTGAGAGCCAGGAGGGTGTTCATGAAAAGTCGTGCTTCAG GTTTCTCGGCGAAGGCGGCGACGGAGATGGGGAGCGGCGGCGCGGAGAAGGGCTATCGGATCCCCGCCGGGAAGGGCCCGCACGCCGTGGGCTGCACGGATCTGATGACCGGCGACGCGGCCGAG GGAAGCTTTTTGCGCCTGTATTACCCATCGTGTGACGACACAGATACTGAAGAGACGCCCTGGATTCCAGATAAAGAGTACTACCAGGGGCTGTCTGACTTCCTCAACGTGTACCGGGCCCTGGGAGAAAGGCTTTTCCAGTACTATGTtg GCTCAGTGACCTGTCCTGCAAAATCAAACGCTGCTTTTAAGCCAGGAGAGAAATACCCACTGCTCGTTTTTTCCCATGGACTTGGAGCTTTTCG GACCATCTATTCTGCTATCTGCATAGAGATGGCTTCTCAAGGCTTTCTAGTGGCAGCTGTGGAGCACAG AGATGAATCGGCTTCAGCAACGTATTTCTGTAAAAAGAAGGCTGATTCTGAGCCAGAGGAGGATCAAACATCAGGCGTGGAGAAGGAGTGGATCTACTACAGGAAGCtcagagcaggagaggaggagcGCTGTCTGCGTCACAAGCAG GTAcagcagagagcacaggagTGCATCAAAGCGCTCAACCTCATTCTTAAGATCAGTTCAGGAGAGGAAGTGATGAATGTGCTGAACTCAGACTTTGACTGGAGCCACCTGAAG GATTCTGTTGATACTAGCAGAATAGCTGTGATGGGACACTCTTTTGGTGGTGCTACAGTTATTGAGAGCCTCAGCAAAGAAATTAGATTTAG GTGTGGCATTGCCCTTGATGCGTGGATGCTCCCGGTAGGCGATGACACTTACCAAAGCAGTGTGCAGCAACCACTGCTCTTTATCAATTCCGAAAAATTCCAGTGGGCTGCCAATATCTTAAAGATGAAGAAGCTTAGCTCCAATGATACCAACAAGAAAATGATCACCATCAA aggATCGGTACATCAGAGCTTTCCTGATTTTACTTTTGTGAGTGGAGAAATCATTGGAAagtttttcaagttaaaaggagAAATAGACCCAAATGAAGCTATTGATATATGCAACCACGCTTCATTGGCCTTCCTGCAGAAACATCTGA GTCTTAAGAGAGATTTTGATAAGTGGGATTCACTCGTGGATGGCATAGGACCCAATGTTATTTCTGGTACCAATATCGACTTATCTCCAACTGAGTAA
- the TDRD6 gene encoding tudor domain-containing protein 6 isoform X1, with translation MGSVSGLPGPGAAVALRVRAVDVRPAAPVVRLWGLLGERRAEHVRLCADIQAAAGSERGAARPAGGAELCAGELGLVELAGLWHRCRVLSRCGRGCRVFLLDEGRAVSVSAEYLARGGPELFRLPPEVLGCVVADLVPPGRPADGACGDAPPFGWTEEAMELLRHLHGKELPGLVRELLVPQLLLVLELPPLVAQMRRLGLAGHASPSAFCRLLRRCLLQEGDGGAPVPARICDGEENLPVPCRQSYVEMRPGSSIRGQLEVGCTVDVVVTCAENPGYFWCQLKKCNEFAALMAEIQEYCEGSSHPHAWPQSVCLAQYSEDRRWYRALIVSGVTPAGEVEVMYVDYGNRELVSLTSLRSINEHFLKLKAQAFRCSLYNLIHPRGQDPFVWDEAAILAFQEFVDAASDQFELQCTIFALASRNNRELFNIVDLMTPFQSACQFLTERGVAKRLPPQTPLAASVQLHSFYYSMHEIKIGSEEDVFVTHVDDPQTFYCQLERSADVLLQLSESISRLSRTTPSSETWHRAGELCLARYTDSQWYRGVLTKTKPTKEVFFVDFGNTETIEEDLLLPIPSDAHDILLLPMQAVKCSLADVANVPQEATAWFKKAVLERQLKAIVVAKESGGKLLIELFDGNIQINAKLKEEFRLRNNAEACRCVKSAALYSGTDMEKGNGAAQSPLNTGESKNCRSKAQGGERSSKMHVREKDVNLLQPAAEREWASELLASEGKVSSNKDALLNKVEKEMQSLLSVEMDAESDNKSDTEGSCVLLKRVTDLPQRSVVPARTVLAYVSYVNNPLDFYVQLASDEAQLHSISERLKDEMPAKIPCGELLQAGDLICALYSDDSLWYRAVVKEKASDHLISIQYIDYGNTSVVDVDQVCRLPEDLESIPAIGIHCFLGGLECKRSTDWAEKAALCFTERVSEVLLTCEFVEEVDGKWRVILSDDQGEITVDLADERSYSTEMLDRSDVVNSCEPSPPQAQNEAPSACDCTSLTWKFPEVGQTVNVSITVVNGPDYFWSCSADEENMTYIEEKIMEAENLGLNSMDSCIKSGDICLAKYSEDGKFYRAKVTSVNGDDVAVIHVDYGSEETVSLEMLKPIPRELLRVPNQAFACCLSGFNPSEGSWLSEAKDKFYDMTVELLLEAEVIGMQENKASEVPLCAVKLESSGRNINEEMKSFWKADMGSGHKAIPDPESPSEGNGSSSSGMGLCLKRETATCGLAQEENESALLCSQCFSGVPGGCSDGSEANMSGEVVGGCGTAEHQSSFDKEITPLEYESSSKALLEPRGSCSLHSLGGGMKSAVQEPPEVLFLQDVEVKAEALAEGKAANPVLGNEQEELVRWLQVEPSLMSDTTEAVIKLDELQMHSSYDDLKELILELEEIAALPSVADEMKEALGTGALEMQAASGSEAREKAVKGEVCEPLLLCEEMGHLAVLQSETLPLLSEGESLMPSVSDTGKTVELFPSDTLPSLRQTARTLELNCSGVHEAEAIQEDWMEVEPPLMLSSCDGRPEKQPEAPDMLAMVSAEIEQLLDLVLPAVKPSEEDGVEDSLRLEYTVLQSSSNSGGQFSVLRKDLTNQRPVSTIQSYLCRAEKRKEWQKKDDCYVKEWLQQDMDELFKECGRTPTHVQSSDCKPDEETGKKQSDNVADYGAGCSGYTCKLKGFAVGSKCVVWTSLKWCEALILEVSEEGTRVLNLSSGSEEIVDPENVWNVIPSWAGQSPERTTCVTEDMLSLPEESLLQEKQSGCSSATSEDPHVLQPF, from the exons ATGGGCTCCGTGTCGGGGCTGCCCGGCCCCGGGGCCGCCGTCGCGCTGCGGGTGCGGGCCGTGGACGTGCGGCCGGCGGCACCCGTGGTGCGGCTGTGGGGGCTGCTGGGCGAGCGCCGCGCGGAGCACGTCCGGCTGTGCGCCGACATCCAGGCGGCCGCGGGGAGCGAGCGCGGAGCCGCGCGGCCGGCGGGGGGCGCGGAGCTCTGCGCCggggagctggggctggtggAGCTGGCCGGGCTGTGGCACCGCTGCCGGGTGCTGAGCCGCTGCGGCCGCGGCTGCCGCGTGTTCCTGCTCGACGAGGGCCGCGCGGTGTCGGTGTCCGCCGAGTACCTGGCGCGGGGCGGCCCGGAGCTGTTCCGCCTGCCGCCCGAGGTGCTGGGCTGCGTGGTGGCCGACCTGGTGCCGCCCGGGCGCCCCGCGGACGGAGCGTGCGGAGACGCGCCGCCGTTCGGCTGGACGGAGGAGGCGATGGAGCTGCTGAGGCACCTGCACGGCAAGGAGCTGCCCGGCCTGGTGCGGGAGCTGCTGGTGccgcagctgctgctggtgctcgAGCTGCCGCCGCTCGTGGCTCAGATGCGGCGGCTGGGCCTGGCCGGGCACGCGTCCCCCAGCGCCTTCTGCCGGCTGCTCCGgcgctgcctgctgcaggagggcgACGGCGGCGCCCCCGTTCCTGCTCGCATCTGCGACGGCGAAGAAAACCTGCCGGTCCCGTGCAGGCAGAGCTACGTGGAAATGCGGCCCGGTTCCTCTATCCGGGGTCAGTTGGAAGTGGGCTGTACGGTCGATGTCGTCGTAACGTGTGCTGAAAATCCCGGTTACTTCTGGTGCCAGCTGAAGAAGTGCAATGAGTTTGCTGCATTGATGGCTGAAATACAGGAGTACTGCGAAGGCTCGTCCCACCCGCACGCCTGGCCGCAGTCGGTGTGCTTGGCCCAGTACTCGGAGGACAGACGGTGGTACAGGGCCTTAATTGTCAGCGGGGTCACTCCTGCAGGAGAAGTAGAAGTCATGTATGTTGACTATGGCAACAGGGAGCTGGTGTCCCTAACGAGCCTGCGCTCCATTAACGAGCACTTCCTTAAGCTGAAGGCCCAGGCCTTCAGGTGCAGCCTTTACAACCTAATCCATCCTCGTGGTCAGGACCCGTTTGTTTGGGATGAGGCTGCGATCCTGGCTTTCCAGGAGTTCGTGGATGCCGCCTCGGATCAGTTTGAACTGCAGTGCACCATTTTTGCCTTGGCCTCGAGGAACAACAGGGAGCTGTTCAACATCGTAGATCTAATGACGCCTTTTCAGAGCGCGTGCCAGTTTCTGACGGAGAGGGGTGTGGCCAAACGTCTGCCGCCTCAAACACCCCTGGCAGCCTCCGTTCAGCTTCATTCTTTCTATTACTCTATGCACGAGATCAAAATCGGGAGTGAGGAAGATGTCTTTGTTACGCATGTTGATGATCCCCAGACGTTTTACTGCCAGCTGGAGAGGAGCGCGGAcgtcctgctgcagctcagcgaGAGCATTTCTCGTCTCAGCAGAACAACGCCAAGCTCAGAAACCTGGCACAGGGCTGGTGAGTTGTGTCTGGCGAGGTACACTGACAGCCAATGGTACCGGGGGGTcctcacaaaaacaaagcccACCAAGGAGGTCTTTTTTGTGGATTTTGGGAACACGGAGACCATTGAGGAAGATCTTCTGCTTCCTATACCGAGTGACGCTCATGATATCTTGCTTCTGCCAATGCAGGCCGTAAAGTGTTCCTTAGCTGATGTAGCTAACGTTCCCCAAGAAGCTACGGCATGGTTTAAGAAAGCTGTCCTGGAAAGGCAACTAAAAGCAATTGTTGTAGCAAAAGAATCTGGTGGTAAGCTGTTGATTGAGCTGTTTGATGGTAACATACAAATTAATGCAAAGTTGAAGGAGGAGTtcagattaagaaacaatgcaGAAGCGTGTAGGTGTGTAAAGAGTGCAGCATTGTACTCCGGTACAGATATGGAAAAGGGGAATGGGGCTGCACAGTCACCTCTGAATACAGGAGAAAGTAAAAACTGCAGATCTAAAGCccagggaggagagaggagtaGCAAAATGCACGTCAGAGAGAAAGATGTAAACCTGCTCCAGcctgctgcagagagagaatGGGCTTCTGAGCTACTGGCATCTGAGGGGAAGGTCAGTAGTAACAAAGATGCTCTGTTAAATAAAGTGGAGAAGGAAATGCAGTCTCTGCTTTCTGTCGAGATGGATGCAGAGTCAGATAATAAATCTGATACTGAAGGCAGTTGTGTACTGCTGAAGCGTGTAACTGATCTGCCACAACGGAGCGTGGTGCCAGCTCGCACAGTGTTAGCATATGTCTCCTATGTAAATAATCCTTTAGATTTTTATGTTCAACTGGCAAGTGATGAGGCTCAACTTCACAGCATTTCAGAACGCTTAAAGGATGAAATGCCAGCAAAGATCCCCTGCGGAGAGCTCTTGCAAGCTGGAGACTTAATCTGTGCTCTGTATTCAGACGACAGCCTGTGGTACAGAGCTGTAGTAAAAGAGAAGGCTTCTGACCATTTGATTAGCATACAATATATTGATTATGGTAATACTTCAGTAGTTGATGTTGATCAAGTGTGCAGGCTCCCTGAAGACTTAGAATCTATTCCAGCAATAGGCATTCATTGCTTCCTAGGTGGACTTGAATGCAAAAGGAGTACAGACTGggcagagaaagcagctcttTGCTTCACCGAGAGGGTAAGTGAGGTTCTGCTAACGTGTGAGTTTGTAGAGGAGGTTGATGGTAAGTGGAGAGTTATTCTCAGTGATGATCAAGGTGAAATAACAGTGGATTTAGCTGATGAAAGATCTTACTCAACTGAAATGCTTGATAGAAGTGACGTGGTAAATTCGTGTGAGCCTTCGCCTCCTCAGGCACAAAATGAAGCTCCCAGTGCCTGTGACTGTACATCACTCACCTGGAAGTTCCCGGAGGTAGGCCAGACTGTAAATGTTTCTATCACTGTGGTAAATGGTCCAGACTATTTTTGGAGTTGCAGTGCTGATGAGGAAAACATGACCtacatagaggaaaaaataatggaagcTGAAAACCTTGGACTAAACTCTATGGACAGTTGCATTAAGAGTGGTGATATTTGCCTAGCAAAGTACAGCGAGGATGGGAAGTTCTACAGAGCGAAGGTCACCAGCGTGAATGGCGATGATGTAGCTGTTATCCATGTGGACTATGGAAGTGAGGAAACTGTTAGCTTGGAGATGCTCAAACCAATTCCACGTGAGTTGCTTCGGGTGCCTAATCAAGCATTTGCTTGCTGTCTGTCAGGTTTCAATCCCTCAGAGGGCTCGTGGCTTAGTGAAGCCAAAGACAAGTTCTATGATATGACTGTAGAGCTCCTACTGGAAGCTGAAGTCATAGGAATGCAGGAGAATAAAGCTTCTGAAGTCCCTCTGTGTGCTGTCAAACTGGAGTCTTCTGGGAGGAATATTAATGAAGAGATGAAATCTTTTTGGAAGGCTGATATGGGAAGTGGTCACAAGGCTATCCCAGACCCTGAGAGCCCCTCAGAGGGAAACGGAAGTTCAAGCAGTGGTATGGGTCTTTGTCTCAAAAGAGAAACTGCTACTTGTGGATTAgctcaagaagaaaatgaaagtgccTTGCTTTGTTCCCAATGCTTCTCGGGTGTACCTGGTGGGTGTTCAGATGGTTCAGAAGCAAACATGTCTGGGGAGGTGGTTGGTGGATGTGGAACAGCTGAGCATCAAAGCAGCTTTGATAAAGAGATTACTCCACTGGAATATGAGAGCAGTAGCAAAGCATTACTAGAGCCAAGAGGAAGCTGCAGTCTTCACAGTTTGGGGGGCGGAATGAAGTCTGCAGTACAAGAGCCACCTGAAGTACTGTTTCTGCAGGATGTTGAGGTGAAGGCAGAAGCGTTGGCAGAAGGCAAGGCAGCCAACCCTGTGCTAGGAAATGAACAAGAAGAGCTGGTGAGATGGCTCCAGGTAGAGCCATCTTTGATGAGTGATACAACAGAGGCAGTGATCAAACTAGATGAATTACAAATGCACTCTTCTTATGATGATTTAAAAGAGTTGATACTGGAGCTGGAGGAAATAGCAGCGCTGCCCTCGGTCGCTGATGAGATGAAGGAAGCACTGGGAACAGGGGCACTTGAAATGCAGGCTGCTTCAGGCAGTGaagcaagagagaaagcagtgaagGGGGAAGTATGTGAGCCCCTGCTCCTGTGTGAGGAGATGGGGCACTTAGCAGTCCTGCAGTCTGAAACCTTACCTTTGCTTAGTGAAGGAGAGAGCTTGATGCCTTCTGTTAGTGATACAGGGAAGACGGTAGAGCTGTTTCCTTCTGATACTCTGCCTTCTTTGAGACAGACTGCAAGGACACTGGAATTGAATTGCTCTGGGGTTCATGAAGCAGAAGCTATTCAAGAAGACTGGATGGAAGTAGAGCCTCCCCTCATGCTGTCTTCATGTGATGGTAGACCTGAGAAACAACCAGAGGCCCCTGATATGCTGGCAATGGTAAGTGCTGAGATTGAGCAGCTTCTGGATTTGGTCCTGCCTGCTGTGAAGCCTTCTGAGGAGGATGGAGTGGAGGACTCGTTAAGGCTGGAATACACAGTGTTGCAAAGTTCTTCGAATAGTGGAGGCCAATTTTCAGTTCTTAGAAAAGACTTAACAAATCAGAGGCCTGTTAGCACCATACAGTCATatctctgcagggctgagaaGCGTAAAGAGTGGCAAAAGAAAGATGACTGTTATGTGAAAGAATGGCTGCAGCAAGACATGGACGAGTTGTTTAAAGAATGTGGAAGAACTCCTACACATGTGCAGTCTTCAGACTGTAAACCTgatgaagaaacaggaaaaaagcaaagtgaTAACGTGGCTGACTATGGTGCAG GATGCAGTGGCTATACTTGTAAGCTGAAGGGCTTTGCTGTTGGCTCGAAGTGTGTGGTGTGGACATCTCTGAAGTGGTGCGAGGCTCTCATTTTGGAGGTATCTGAGGAGGGCACCAGG GTGCTGAATCTCTCCAGTGGCAGTGAGGAGATTGTGGATCCTGAGAATGTCTGGAATGTTATTCCCAGCTGGGCTGGCCAATCACCTGAG AGAACTACTTGTGTGACAGAAGACATGCTGTCCCTGCCAGAGGAATCCTTACTTCAAG AAAAGCAAAGTGGTTGCAGTTCAGCTACCTCTGAAGATCCTCATGTTCTCCAGCCTTTCTGA
- the IMP3 gene encoding U3 small nucleolar ribonucleoprotein protein IMP3 — protein sequence MVRKLKYHEQKLLRRLESVSWEAAPGNLAEVRALRRYRVGRREDYARYKALAREVRAVARRLRDLSPASAAFRARCAAALLEKLYALGLVGSRRSLAVCERVSAASFCRRRLPCLLLKLRMAQNLRHAVTFVEQGHVRVGPEVVTDPALLVPRAMEDFVTWADASRLRLKVLDYNQERDDFDLAA from the coding sequence ATGGTGCGGAAGCTGAAGTACCACGAGCAGAAGCTGCTGCGGCGGCTGGAGTCGGTGAGCTGGGAGGCGGCGCCGGGTAACCTGGCCGAGGTGCGGGCGCTGCGGCGGTACCGCGTGGGGCGGCGCGAGGACTACGCGCGGTACAAAGCGTTGGCCCGGGAGGTGCGCGCCGTGGCGCGGCGGCTGCGGGATCTGAGCCCGGCCAGCGCCGCCTTCCGCGCCCGCTGCGCCGCCGCGCTGCTGGAGAAGCTGTACGCGCTGGGGCTCGTGGGGTCGCGGCGCTCCCTGGCCGTGTGCGAGCGCGTGTCCGCCGCCTCGTTCTGCCGCCGCcgcctgccctgcctgctgctgaagCTGCGCATGGCGCAGAACCTGCGGCACGCCGTCACCTTCGTGGAGCAGGGCCACGTCCGCGTCGGGCCCGAGGTGGTCACCGACCCCGCGCTGCTCGTGCCCCGCGCCATGGAGGACTTCGTCACCTGGGCCGACGCCTCCCGCCTGCGCCTCAAAGTGCTCGACTACAACCAGGAGCGCGACGACTTCGACCTGGCGGCGTAG
- the TAS2R7 gene encoding taste receptor type 2 member 7, which produces MAEQHNTTSSSSAFVVIFAFQALAGMGINAFIVAASCMAWFKKKGMNSNEKILLFLGCFRFWYLCATWIYLIISVLFPQNLLDTGISLTFAIFMCFLSSSNLWTSTCLYAFYLMKIANFRHHFFIYLKARIDRIVPWLLLSSVVLSLLNCSPFLKVIDEENRTSPNFTTQGIFWKTNEEIRKHFNSIISICTCGFSMAFILVTLFAFFLLFSLCRHKHKMQTSSTRSLSMDAHIKAMKSLLSFFFTFSIHYILLITTVYYSSKENFLVLLLLVLQYSFPVIHSLILIFSNPRLERIALRILPCAKCKECARQPTETPMLCS; this is translated from the coding sequence atggcagagcagcacaacaCAACTTCATCCAGTAGCGCCTTCGTGGTCATCTTCGCCTTCCAGGCGCTGGCCGGCATGGGGATCAATGCCTTCATTGTGGCTGCGTCTTGTATGGCGTGGTTCAAGAAGAAGGGCATGAACTCTAACGAGAAGATCTTACTGTTTCTGGGCTGCTTCAGGTTTTGGTATCTGTGCGCCACGTGGATATACCTCATCATTTCAGTGTTGTTTCCCCAGAACCTTTTAGACACAGGCATATCTCTCACTTTTGCaatttttatgtgctttttaAGCTCTTCCAACCTGTGGACTTCTACCTGCCTCTATGCTTTTTACCTTATGAAAATTGCCAATTTCAGGCACCATTTCTTCATCTACCTGAAAGCCAGAATCGACAGGATTGTGccgtggctgctgctgagctccgTGGTTCTGTCCCTGCTCAACTGCAGCCCTTTCCTCAAAGTTATTGATGAAGAGAACAGAACCAGCCCCAATTTCACCACCCAAGGGATTTTCTGGAAAACGAACGAAGAAATAAGGAAACATTTTAACAGCATAATTTCCATCTGCACATGTGGGTTTTCCATGGCATTCATATTGGTAACCCTCTttgccttcttcctcctcttctccctctgCAGACACAAGCACAAGATGCAGACCAGCTCCACCAGGAGCCTCAGCATGGATGCCCACATCAAAGCCATGAAATCCCTTCTGTCCTTCTTCTTCACCTTCAGCATTCATTACATCTTGTTGATCACAACAGTGTATTACAGCAGCAAGGAAAATTTCCTGGTGTTACTCCTTTTGGTCCTTCAATACTCTTTTCCGGTCATTCATTCCCTTATTCTGATTTTTAGCAACCCCAGACTGGAAAGGATAGCACTAAGGATTCTGCCCTGTGCAAAGTGCAAGGAGTGCGCCAGGCAGCCCACCGAAACACCGATGCTTTGTTCTTAA